A genomic stretch from Engraulis encrasicolus isolate BLACKSEA-1 chromosome 10, IST_EnEncr_1.0, whole genome shotgun sequence includes:
- the ythdf1 gene encoding YTH domain-containing family protein 1 isoform X1 yields the protein MSTTSIDPQTSKGQDAKVFPVSVQNGSLHQKETVHDNDFEPYLTSQSNQNNSYQSMTDPYMSSYYAPSIGFPYPLSEAPWSTGGDPPIPYLAPYAPLSNGDHHFMHDTVFGQPGGLGSSIYPHRFNFFPENPAFSAWGTSGSQGQQTQSSAYGGSYSYPPSSLGGTLVPDGQTGFHSETLNKAPGMNSLEQGMVGLKLGGDVTGGGSGVKTVGSVIGGGAVAAAVATGNGGTPIGMPPPKPTSWAAIASKPAKPQQLKVKAKPGMPMAGGALPPPPIKHNMDIGTWDNKGPVTKVASPLPPQHQQQQQQPQLHSHGHLPSPHSLPPPPQQPMPNTQSLAQQMALQGPPPPQPYQNHNPMPPPQTRWVAPRNRNPGYGGGSMDSSGSSSGGGVGNGGVGGGGPPGSGPGTESHPVLEKLRAAHSYNPKEFDWNLKTGRVFIIKSYSEDDIHRSIKYSIWCSTEHGNKRLDSAFRAMNAKGPVYLLFSVNGSGHFCGVAEMRSPVDYGTSAGVWAQDKWKGKFDVDWLFVKDVPNSQLRHIRLENNDNKPVTNSRDTQEVPLEKAKQVLKIIATYKHTTSIFDDFSHYEKRQEEEEVVKKTYEPAPIQSRSRLDQERQNRSKQ from the exons ATGTCTACCACCAGCATTGACCCTCAG ACGTCTAAGGGACAAGATGCAAAAG TTTTTCCTGTTTCAGTGCAAAATGGCTCGCTCCATCAAAAAGAAACTGTTCATGATAACGACTTTGAACCATACCTCACTAGCCAGTCCAACCAG AACAACAGCTATCAATCCATGACCGACCCCTACATGTCCAGCTACTATGCACCCTCCATTGGTTTCCCCTACCCTTTAAGCGAGGCCCCGTGGTCGACCGGTGGGGACCCGCCCATCCCCTACCTTGCGCCCTATGCCCCGCTCAGCAATGGCGACCATCACTTCATGCATGACACCGTCTTTGGACAGCCGGGGGGGCTGGGCAGCAGCATTTACCCCCACCGCTTTAACTTTTTCCCCGAGAACCCTGCCTTCTCGGCCTGGGGCACCAGTGGCTCCCAGGGGCAGCAGACCCAGAGCTCTGCGTACGGGGGCAGCTACAGCTACCCCCCCAGCTCCCTAGGAGGCACTCTGGTGCCTGATGGCCAGACAGGGTTCCATAGTGAAACACTGAATAAGGCACCGGGCATGAACAGCCTGGAGCAAGGCATGGTGGGGTTGAAGCTGGGTGGCGACGTGACTGGAGGCGGATCGGGAGTCAAGACGGTTGGTTCGGTGATCGGTGGCGGGGCAGTGGCCGCGGCGGTCGCCACCGGCAACGGGGGCACCCCCATAGGCATGCCACCGCCAAAGCCCACCTCCTGGGCAGCCATCGCCAGCAAACCGGCCAAGCCGCAGCAGCTGAAGGTGAAGGCTAAGCCCGGCATGCCCATGGCGGGAGGCGCCCTGCCGCCACCGCCCATCAAACACAACATGGACATCGGCACCTGGGACAACAAGGGGCCTGTGACCAAAGTGGCTTCTCCCTTACCcccccagcaccagcagcagcaacagcagccgcAGCTCCACTCCCACGGCCACTTGCCTTCCCCTCACAGCCTGCCGCCGCCCCCCCAGCAGCCCATGCCCAACACCCAGTCCCTGGCCCAGCAGATGGCCCTGCAGGGTCCGCCCCCGCCGCAGCCTTACCAGAACCACAACCCCATGCCACCCCCCCAGACCCGCTGGGTGGCCCCGCGCAACCGCAACCCCGGCTACGGTGGTGGCAGCATGGACAGCAGCGGCTCCTCTAGcggaggaggggtggggaacGGGGGTGTGGGTGGCGGCGGACCCCCCGGGTCTGGCCCGGGCACAGAGTCCCACCCGGTGCTGGAGAAGCTCCGCGCAGCGCACAGCTACAACCCCAAGGAGTTTGACTGGAACCTGAAGACGGGCCGCGTGTTCATCATCAAGAGCTACTCGGAGGACGACATCCACCGCTCCATCAAGTACTCCATCTGGTGCAGCACGGAGCATGGCAACAAGCGGCTGGACTCTGCCTTCCGCGCCATGAATGCCAAGGGTCCTGTGTATCTGCTCTTTAGCGTCAACGGCAGCGGGCACTTCTGTGGCGTGGCCGAAATGCGCTCGCCCGTGGACTACGGCACCAGCGCCGGCGTGTGGGCACAGGACAAGTGGAAGGGCAAGTTCGACGTGGACTGGCTGTTTGTCAAGGACGTGCCCAACAGCCAACTCAGACAcatccggctggagaacaacgaCAACAAGCCGGTCACCAACTCGCGCGACACGCAGGAGGTGCCCTTGGAGAAGGCCAAGCAGGTGCTCAAAATCATCGCTACCTACAAACACACCACGTCCATCTTTGACGACTTCTCGCACTACGAGAAGaggcaggaggaagaagaggtggtcAAAAAG ACCTATGAGCCTGCTCCTATTCAGAGTCGCTCCCGGCTGGATCAG GAACGCCAAAATCGAAGTAAACAGTAG
- the nkain5 gene encoding sodium/potassium-transporting ATPase subunit beta-1-interacting protein 3 isoform X2 codes for MGCFSGRCMLIFVCILQLITALERQVFDFLGYQWAPILVNFLHIIVVILGLFGTIQYRPRYVVLYLTWAILWVGWNIFVCCLYLDLGSLSKDSNYLSLGVSSHSSWWKENAPGCGDAEDLFATRWQSVESPALVSSMGCLLEYQYIEVLHSALQLFISLLGFVFACYVISVFNEEDTYLYK; via the exons ATGGGGTGCTTCTCCGGACGATGCATGCTCATATTCGTTTGCATTCTGCAATTG ATAACAGCGTTGGAGAGGCAGGTGTTTGATTTCCTGGGCTACCAATGGGCTCCCATCCTGGTGAATTTCTTGCACATCATTGTTGTCATCCTGGGCCTTTTTGGCACCATCCAGTACAGGCCTCGCTATGTTGTGTTG TACCTAACATGGGCCATTCTTTGGGTTGGTTGGAACATATTTGTGTGTTGCCTCTACCTTGATCTTGGGAGTCTTTCCAAG GACAGTAACTACCTCTCTCTTGGAGTGTCGTCTCACTCCTCATGGTGGAAAGAGAATGCTCCTGGATGTGGCGATGCTGAAGACCTCTTcgccacaaggtggcagagtgTGGAGAGCCCCGCGCTAGTCTCATCAATGGGCTGCCTACTGGAGTACCAGTACATTGAGGTGTTGCACAGTGCCCTGCAGCTCTTCATCTCT CTTCTGGGATTTGTATTTGCCTGCTATGTGATCAGTGTCTTCAATGAAGAGGACACCT ATCTCTACAAATGA
- the ythdf1 gene encoding YTH domain-containing family protein 1 isoform X2 yields MSTTSIDPQTSKGQDAKVQNGSLHQKETVHDNDFEPYLTSQSNQNNSYQSMTDPYMSSYYAPSIGFPYPLSEAPWSTGGDPPIPYLAPYAPLSNGDHHFMHDTVFGQPGGLGSSIYPHRFNFFPENPAFSAWGTSGSQGQQTQSSAYGGSYSYPPSSLGGTLVPDGQTGFHSETLNKAPGMNSLEQGMVGLKLGGDVTGGGSGVKTVGSVIGGGAVAAAVATGNGGTPIGMPPPKPTSWAAIASKPAKPQQLKVKAKPGMPMAGGALPPPPIKHNMDIGTWDNKGPVTKVASPLPPQHQQQQQQPQLHSHGHLPSPHSLPPPPQQPMPNTQSLAQQMALQGPPPPQPYQNHNPMPPPQTRWVAPRNRNPGYGGGSMDSSGSSSGGGVGNGGVGGGGPPGSGPGTESHPVLEKLRAAHSYNPKEFDWNLKTGRVFIIKSYSEDDIHRSIKYSIWCSTEHGNKRLDSAFRAMNAKGPVYLLFSVNGSGHFCGVAEMRSPVDYGTSAGVWAQDKWKGKFDVDWLFVKDVPNSQLRHIRLENNDNKPVTNSRDTQEVPLEKAKQVLKIIATYKHTTSIFDDFSHYEKRQEEEEVVKKTYEPAPIQSRSRLDQERQNRSKQ; encoded by the exons ATGTCTACCACCAGCATTGACCCTCAG ACGTCTAAGGGACAAGATGCAAAAG TGCAAAATGGCTCGCTCCATCAAAAAGAAACTGTTCATGATAACGACTTTGAACCATACCTCACTAGCCAGTCCAACCAG AACAACAGCTATCAATCCATGACCGACCCCTACATGTCCAGCTACTATGCACCCTCCATTGGTTTCCCCTACCCTTTAAGCGAGGCCCCGTGGTCGACCGGTGGGGACCCGCCCATCCCCTACCTTGCGCCCTATGCCCCGCTCAGCAATGGCGACCATCACTTCATGCATGACACCGTCTTTGGACAGCCGGGGGGGCTGGGCAGCAGCATTTACCCCCACCGCTTTAACTTTTTCCCCGAGAACCCTGCCTTCTCGGCCTGGGGCACCAGTGGCTCCCAGGGGCAGCAGACCCAGAGCTCTGCGTACGGGGGCAGCTACAGCTACCCCCCCAGCTCCCTAGGAGGCACTCTGGTGCCTGATGGCCAGACAGGGTTCCATAGTGAAACACTGAATAAGGCACCGGGCATGAACAGCCTGGAGCAAGGCATGGTGGGGTTGAAGCTGGGTGGCGACGTGACTGGAGGCGGATCGGGAGTCAAGACGGTTGGTTCGGTGATCGGTGGCGGGGCAGTGGCCGCGGCGGTCGCCACCGGCAACGGGGGCACCCCCATAGGCATGCCACCGCCAAAGCCCACCTCCTGGGCAGCCATCGCCAGCAAACCGGCCAAGCCGCAGCAGCTGAAGGTGAAGGCTAAGCCCGGCATGCCCATGGCGGGAGGCGCCCTGCCGCCACCGCCCATCAAACACAACATGGACATCGGCACCTGGGACAACAAGGGGCCTGTGACCAAAGTGGCTTCTCCCTTACCcccccagcaccagcagcagcaacagcagccgcAGCTCCACTCCCACGGCCACTTGCCTTCCCCTCACAGCCTGCCGCCGCCCCCCCAGCAGCCCATGCCCAACACCCAGTCCCTGGCCCAGCAGATGGCCCTGCAGGGTCCGCCCCCGCCGCAGCCTTACCAGAACCACAACCCCATGCCACCCCCCCAGACCCGCTGGGTGGCCCCGCGCAACCGCAACCCCGGCTACGGTGGTGGCAGCATGGACAGCAGCGGCTCCTCTAGcggaggaggggtggggaacGGGGGTGTGGGTGGCGGCGGACCCCCCGGGTCTGGCCCGGGCACAGAGTCCCACCCGGTGCTGGAGAAGCTCCGCGCAGCGCACAGCTACAACCCCAAGGAGTTTGACTGGAACCTGAAGACGGGCCGCGTGTTCATCATCAAGAGCTACTCGGAGGACGACATCCACCGCTCCATCAAGTACTCCATCTGGTGCAGCACGGAGCATGGCAACAAGCGGCTGGACTCTGCCTTCCGCGCCATGAATGCCAAGGGTCCTGTGTATCTGCTCTTTAGCGTCAACGGCAGCGGGCACTTCTGTGGCGTGGCCGAAATGCGCTCGCCCGTGGACTACGGCACCAGCGCCGGCGTGTGGGCACAGGACAAGTGGAAGGGCAAGTTCGACGTGGACTGGCTGTTTGTCAAGGACGTGCCCAACAGCCAACTCAGACAcatccggctggagaacaacgaCAACAAGCCGGTCACCAACTCGCGCGACACGCAGGAGGTGCCCTTGGAGAAGGCCAAGCAGGTGCTCAAAATCATCGCTACCTACAAACACACCACGTCCATCTTTGACGACTTCTCGCACTACGAGAAGaggcaggaggaagaagaggtggtcAAAAAG ACCTATGAGCCTGCTCCTATTCAGAGTCGCTCCCGGCTGGATCAG GAACGCCAAAATCGAAGTAAACAGTAG
- the nkain5 gene encoding sodium/potassium-transporting ATPase subunit beta-1-interacting protein 4 isoform X1, producing the protein MGCFSGRCMLIFVCILQLITALERQVFDFLGYQWAPILVNFLHIIVVILGLFGTIQYRPRYVVLYLTWAILWVGWNIFVCCLYLDLGSLSKDSNYLSLGVSSHSSWWKENAPGCGDAEDLFATRWQSVESPALVSSMGCLLEYQYIEVLHSALQLFISLLGFVFACYVISVFNEEDTFDFVGGFDQFPVLHGNEKASHLFL; encoded by the exons ATGGGGTGCTTCTCCGGACGATGCATGCTCATATTCGTTTGCATTCTGCAATTG ATAACAGCGTTGGAGAGGCAGGTGTTTGATTTCCTGGGCTACCAATGGGCTCCCATCCTGGTGAATTTCTTGCACATCATTGTTGTCATCCTGGGCCTTTTTGGCACCATCCAGTACAGGCCTCGCTATGTTGTGTTG TACCTAACATGGGCCATTCTTTGGGTTGGTTGGAACATATTTGTGTGTTGCCTCTACCTTGATCTTGGGAGTCTTTCCAAG GACAGTAACTACCTCTCTCTTGGAGTGTCGTCTCACTCCTCATGGTGGAAAGAGAATGCTCCTGGATGTGGCGATGCTGAAGACCTCTTcgccacaaggtggcagagtgTGGAGAGCCCCGCGCTAGTCTCATCAATGGGCTGCCTACTGGAGTACCAGTACATTGAGGTGTTGCACAGTGCCCTGCAGCTCTTCATCTCT CTTCTGGGATTTGTATTTGCCTGCTATGTGATCAGTGTCTTCAATGAAGAGGACACCT TTGATTTCGTTGGTGGATTTGATCAGTTCCCTGTCTTGCATGGCAACGAGAAAGCATCCCATCTCTTTCTTTAG